aaacttaaagtttggcacaagaattaatcgaagaaaaattatttttgaaaaagttttataaAGAAgttacccaattgccaagaacataagccaacgctctagccaactgagctataaatgtaacgtgttttaaagatgtattatttttatagataaaattaaatttttttgaaaactaatgttttgaaaaagcacaagaaaaacaagaaaagacacagagtaagacaaaccaaagatcaaacaagaaaaaatgacaagaacaatttgaagatcaaggaaaaacaaagaacactatttcaaaaattttaaagggaaaatataaaatatacaattgacaccaaacttagaataagacactaattcacgaaaaattaaaaattaatagggACAagtaatattttcgaaaaatttttgaagagaaattaaaggactcaaatttaatgactctatagcatcaatactatattcctaatctaagcaacaagataaacctttagttgttcaaactcaaacaatccccggcaacgacgctaaaaacttggtgcacgaaattataatcccaatatcaaaatcaagatttcttataaCTTCGtatcactaaccagcaagtgcactgggtcgtccaagtaataccttacgtgagtaagggtcaatcccacggagattgttggtttgaagcaagctatggttattttattattcttagtcaggatatcaattataattatcagtttgaattactaaaaaaaataaaagagcgtgaaataattacttgttgtgtaataatggagaatatgttggagttttggagatgctttgtcttctgaattcctataatgtaatattcaactcatgcaaaagtgcaaagttccttccatagcaagctctatgtagggtgtcaccgttgtcaatggctacttcccatcctctcagtgaaaatgatccaaatgctctgtcacagcacggctaatcagctgttggttttcgatcatgtcggaatagaatccattgattcttttgcatttgtcatcacgcccaacactccgagtttgaagctcgtcacaaccatccaatcctagaatcctactcggaataccacatataaggtttagactttccggattctcatgaatgctgccatcaatctagcttataccacgaagattctgatcaaggaatctaagagatattcattcaatctgatatagaacggaggtggttgtctgacacacgttcatggattgaggaaggtgatgagcgtcacggatcaccaccttctccatagttaagcgcgaatgaacatcttagataggaacacgcatgtttgaatggaaaaacataaataattgcattaattcatcgagatgctgtagagctcctcacccccaacaatggagtttagagactcatgctgtcaaagagtataaaattcagatctaaaaaatgtcatgagattcaaaataagtctctaaaagttgtttaaatactaaactagtaacctaggtttacagaaaatgagtaaactaagataattagtgcagaaatccacttttggggcccacttggtgtgtgctgaggctgagacttaagcttctcacatgcctgggctgtttctggagttgaacgccaggttgtaacgtgtttttgacgttgaactccaacttgtaacctgtttctggcgctggacgccagattgcaacatggaactgacattgaacgccagtttacatcatctatcttcgcgcaaagtatggaatattatatattgctggaaagccctggatgtctactttccaacccaattgagagcgcgccaattggacgtCCGTAGCTCCAagaaatccattccgagtgcaggggggtcaaaatccaacaatatcagcagtcctttttcagcctaaatcatatttttgctcagctccctcaatttcagccagaaaatacctgaaatcacagaaaaatacacaaactcatagtaaaatccagaaatatgatttttgcttaagaactaataaaattctattaaaaactaataaaaacttgctaaaatctatatgaaattacccccaaaaagcgtataaaatatccgctcatcatatgcCAAGATAGTAGCGGCATCCAAGGAGACTCATGGAGGTAACTCGAGTCGGGGACGTGGCAAGTGTTTCCATCCGAGAGGTCAAAGCTTCAAGAGAGGAGGATATACGCCTCAAGGGCAAGGAGGCTTCAGAAAGAACACTCATGATCAGTTTCAGCATGGCAAAGGGAGAGGAAATCAGAGTAAGAGTTCTTCGGATTTAGCTTGTGTGCGTTGTGGACGTTTTCATCCATATGACTCTTGCAATATTGGTTTAATTGGGTTCTTTAACTGCGGCTTGCCTGGTCATATGGCGAGGGATTGTACTCGGGGGAGGAACCCGAATGCGGGTCAAAGTCAGCACCAAGGTCAAGTCTTTGCTGTGAACGCCAAGGATGCTTCCAAGGTGGATCCGTTGATGGGAGGTATTTGTTTAATTGGTGATAAGACCTTAATTGCATTATATGATACTGGAGCATCGCATTCGTTTATTTCATTTGCTAAGGTTGAGGAACTAGGCTTGAAAATGTCAGAGTTAGCATTTGATCTGCATGTACATACTGTGCATCAGACAGTTATGATTAGGTTAGGTTGTAGGTAAGTAGGATTTAAACTGGAGGATAGAGATTTTGTGCATGACTTGATTTGCTTACCAATGATTGGGTTAGAAATGATCTTGGGGTTCGATTGGTTGTCAAGGAATCAGGTGTTATTGGATTGCTTTGAGCGGATGATTCAGTTTATGCCGGAAGGGAAAAATGGAGAAGTGGTAGCTGAGGGTTATTATCTGAATTCTATAATGGTGCACTGTAGTGGGGAAGATTGTCAGGGTTACATCTTGTTAACTACTAATACTTCGGGCAATGCCCTGAACTTAGAACAAATTCCAGTGGTTAGAGACTTTTTGGAAGTTTTTCCGGAAGATATCCCTGAGTTCCCACCTCATAGGGAGATTAAATTTGCGATTGAATTAGTGCCGGGAGCCGGACCAGTATCGATTGCACCGTATAGAATGGCTCCGATAGAGCTGGCTGAATTAAAGGCTCAGTTGAAAGAGCTTTTGAACAAGAGGTTCATTCAACCGAGTGTATCATCATTGGGAGTGCCAGTTTTattggtaaagaagaaagatggaggAATGCGACTGTGCGTGGATTACCAACAGTTGAACAAAGTAATGGTGAAGAACAAGTACTTACTACCAAGGATAGATGACTTGATGGACTAGTTGCAAGGAGCTGGGGTGTTTTCCAAGATTGATTTACGATCTGGTTACCATCAGATAAGGGTGAAAGATGATGATACCCCTAAGACTGTGTTTAGAACACGCTATGGACACTACAAGTTTGTGGTAATGTCCTTTGGGTAAACGAATGCTGATGCGAGCAGAAATTggcgaattaaaaattattaaaatatatacgttgcaagtatagttcttaactcgccagaaatccacttatcaatttagaaaggtgtcacagaaatttaaaattaaaatactgggagtatgaatc
The genomic region above belongs to Arachis duranensis cultivar V14167 chromosome 3, aradu.V14167.gnm2.J7QH, whole genome shotgun sequence and contains:
- the LOC110278627 gene encoding uncharacterized protein LOC110278627, translated to MARDCTRGRNPNAGQSQHQGQVFAVNAKDASKVDPLMGGICLIGDKTLIALYDTGASHSFISFAKVEELGLKMSELAFDLHVHTVHQTVMIRLGCRNQVLLDCFERMIQFMPEGKNGEVVAEGYYLNSIMVHCSGEDCQGYILLTTNTSGNALNLEQIPVVRDFLEVFPEDIPEFPPHREIKFAIELVPGAGPVSIAPYRMAPIELAELKAQLKELLNKRFIQPSVSSLGVPVLLVKKKDGGMRLCVDYQQLNKVMVKNKYLLPRIDDLMD